From a region of the Actinopolymorpha singaporensis genome:
- a CDS encoding YlbL family protein, with protein sequence MSRRTATMALTAVLLVALVALAWLVPVPYVAMSPGPTENTLGKVSGKPVITIEGHRTYPTKGQLDLTTVAVTSPDQKLDLAGMVAGWLDPRVAVIPRDYVYPPNQTPAQVQEQNAEQMETSQQAAIAAALRQTGDKVTSVVQVKAVVEKSPAVGRLKAADVILAVDGTKVSSAQQVVALVGRHQPGDKLVFSVRRGGKPREVTITTTKSPTDAKRAFVGIQPFDGFQFPFAVRINLGQDIGGPSAGTMFALAIVDKLTAGQLTGGRHVAGTGTIDADGKVGPIGGIQQKIAGAKEGGATTFLVPAANCPAAAGASTKDIRLVRIATLRDAVSALEVLNKNPKATVPTCGRG encoded by the coding sequence ATGTCCCGCCGTACCGCGACGATGGCGCTGACCGCCGTCCTGCTCGTCGCCCTGGTCGCTCTCGCGTGGTTGGTACCCGTTCCGTACGTCGCGATGAGCCCCGGGCCGACCGAGAACACCCTGGGCAAGGTGTCCGGCAAGCCGGTCATCACCATCGAGGGGCACCGGACCTACCCCACGAAGGGACAGCTGGACCTCACCACGGTGGCGGTCACCAGCCCGGACCAGAAGCTCGACCTCGCCGGCATGGTGGCCGGGTGGCTCGACCCGCGGGTGGCCGTCATTCCCCGCGACTACGTCTACCCGCCCAACCAGACGCCGGCGCAGGTGCAGGAGCAGAACGCCGAGCAGATGGAGACCTCCCAGCAGGCGGCGATCGCCGCAGCACTGCGGCAGACCGGCGACAAGGTGACCTCGGTGGTGCAGGTCAAGGCCGTGGTGGAGAAGTCGCCGGCGGTGGGCCGGCTGAAGGCCGCCGACGTGATCCTGGCCGTCGACGGCACGAAGGTCTCCAGCGCCCAGCAGGTCGTGGCGCTGGTGGGCCGGCACCAGCCCGGGGACAAGCTGGTGTTCTCCGTCCGCCGGGGCGGCAAGCCGCGCGAGGTCACCATCACCACCACGAAGTCGCCGACCGACGCCAAGCGCGCGTTCGTGGGGATCCAGCCGTTCGACGGCTTCCAGTTCCCGTTCGCGGTGCGGATCAACCTCGGCCAGGACATCGGCGGGCCGAGCGCGGGCACGATGTTCGCGCTGGCGATCGTCGACAAGCTCACCGCCGGCCAGCTGACCGGGGGACGGCACGTCGCCGGCACCGGCACCATCGACGCCGACGGCAAGGTCGGCCCGATCGGCGGGATCCAGCAGAAGATCGCGGGCGCGAAGGAGGGCGGCGCCACGACCTTCCTCGTGCCGGCGGCGAACTGCCCGGCGGCGGCCGGGGCGTCCACCAAGGACATCCGGCTTGTCCGAATCGCTACACTGCGTGATGCCGTCTCGGCATTGGAGGTTCTGAACAAGAACCCCAAGGCCACCGTGCCGACCTGTGGCAGGGGCTGA
- a CDS encoding molybdenum cofactor biosynthesis protein MoaE yields MTDSTEPTATTATEVPDAYGSGQPDVTPDDRIRLLDLRESPLSADEVLAAIADPRAGGFCLFVGAVRDHDEGRSVTELGYEAHPLALRELRAVAEEVVAAHPVCGLAAVHRIGDLAIGEAAVVVGVSAPHRDAAFAAARMLIDDLKARVPLWKHQRFTDGDAEWVGA; encoded by the coding sequence GTGACCGACTCGACCGAGCCGACGGCGACCACCGCGACGGAGGTGCCGGACGCCTACGGGTCCGGGCAGCCGGACGTGACACCGGACGACCGGATCCGGCTGCTCGACCTTCGAGAGAGCCCGCTGTCCGCCGACGAGGTGCTCGCGGCGATCGCCGATCCGCGGGCAGGCGGCTTCTGCCTGTTCGTCGGCGCGGTCCGCGACCACGACGAGGGCCGCTCGGTGACCGAACTCGGGTACGAAGCGCACCCGCTCGCGCTGCGGGAGTTGCGCGCCGTCGCCGAGGAGGTCGTCGCGGCGCATCCGGTGTGCGGCCTCGCGGCCGTGCACCGCATCGGTGACCTGGCCATCGGCGAGGCCGCGGTCGTCGTGGGAGTGTCCGCACCCCACCGCGACGCCGCGTTCGCGGCCGCCCGGATGCTGATCGACGACCTGAAGGCGCGGGTTCCGCTGTGGAAGCACCAGCGGTTCACCGACGGCGACGCGGAGTGGGTCGGCGCCTAG
- a CDS encoding NAD-dependent epimerase/dehydratase family protein translates to MTGAASGLGRALAERLAGLEEINRVVGLDERRGDVEGVEWRVLDIRDPAVARRIVGCDVVVHLDVDLSPDTEPRQRSARNVRGAQTVLTAAAASGVPRIVLCTSAMVYGALADNPVPLPDDAPLRARPEGVVADLLEIEWLARRAPRAHPGLSVTVVRPAMVVGGAVDTFLTRHFEAARLLVIRGSRPSWQFCHVDDLLSALEWATLGRVEGSVTVGSEGFLEQDEVEKLVGLPRLELPESLALGAAERLHRLGLTPAPASDLAYVSHPWVVSSDKLLAAGWRPVHDNTTACEALATDVAGRHTALGRRIGRRETATLGAAGATVALLGTAAVVRRARRRKTRGGT, encoded by the coding sequence GTGACCGGTGCTGCCTCCGGGCTGGGCCGGGCCCTGGCCGAGCGGCTGGCCGGTCTGGAGGAGATCAACCGCGTCGTCGGCCTGGACGAGCGACGTGGCGACGTCGAGGGCGTGGAGTGGCGGGTGCTCGACATCCGGGACCCCGCTGTCGCGCGGCGGATCGTCGGGTGTGACGTGGTGGTTCACCTCGACGTCGACCTTTCGCCCGATACCGAGCCGCGGCAGCGGAGTGCCCGCAATGTCCGCGGCGCGCAGACCGTGCTGACCGCCGCGGCGGCGTCCGGCGTACCCCGGATCGTGCTGTGTACGAGCGCGATGGTGTACGGCGCGCTCGCCGACAACCCCGTGCCCCTGCCCGACGACGCTCCCTTGCGTGCCCGGCCCGAGGGCGTGGTGGCCGACCTGCTGGAGATCGAGTGGCTGGCCCGGCGGGCACCGCGGGCGCATCCGGGGCTGTCGGTGACGGTGGTGCGCCCGGCGATGGTGGTGGGCGGTGCCGTCGACACCTTCCTCACCCGGCACTTCGAGGCGGCGCGGCTGCTGGTGATCCGGGGCAGCCGGCCGAGCTGGCAGTTCTGTCACGTCGACGACCTGCTGAGCGCGCTGGAATGGGCAACGCTCGGCCGGGTCGAGGGTTCGGTGACGGTCGGCAGCGAGGGCTTCCTGGAGCAGGACGAGGTGGAGAAGCTCGTCGGCCTGCCCCGGCTCGAACTCCCCGAGAGCCTCGCGCTGGGTGCGGCCGAACGCCTGCACCGCCTCGGGCTCACTCCCGCGCCGGCCAGCGACCTCGCGTACGTCAGTCACCCCTGGGTAGTCTCCTCGGACAAGTTGCTGGCCGCCGGTTGGCGTCCCGTCCACGACAACACCACCGCGTGCGAGGCTCTCGCGACCGACGTGGCCGGAAGGCACACCGCGCTGGGCCGGCGGATCGGCCGGCGGGAGACCGCCACGCTGGGCGCCGCCGGTGCGACGGTGGCGCTGCTGGGTACGGCCGCCGTCGTCCGACGGGCCAGGCGCCGCAAGACCAGAGGGGGAACGTGA
- a CDS encoding zinc-dependent metalloprotease: MSNDEPGPGREGEEPEKRPPGGQDNPFAGFDLGAIFGQLQNMFSWQGGPINWQLAVETAKQTIRQTGDASLTAQERAQVDQTVRLAEHWLDEATSLPAASAGQALAWNRAEWLDGTLPAWKKLVEPLAAHVVGAMGQALPEQAAGMGAQLTGVLTQVGGMMFGAQVGQGLGQLATEVVGATDIGLPLGPAGQPVLVPANIAAFGSGLDLPADDVRLYLALRECAHQRLFHHAPWLTAHLFSAVEEYARGMHVDTSKLEEAVGTIDMSNPEALNEALAGGLLEPEETPRQKAALARLETALALVEGWVDDVVTSAATPRMPSAPLLHEAIRRRRAEGGPAEQTFVTLVGLEIRPRRMRDAATVWASLRETRGVSGREALWAHPDMLPTGDDLDDAKGFAERAASPDRMDIGDLGFDEPGQGPAGDEGRGDEGPGEEGRGDDGTAR, from the coding sequence GTGAGCAACGACGAGCCCGGCCCGGGTCGCGAGGGCGAGGAGCCCGAGAAGCGTCCACCCGGCGGCCAGGACAACCCGTTCGCGGGGTTCGACCTCGGCGCGATCTTCGGTCAGCTGCAGAACATGTTCTCGTGGCAGGGCGGCCCTATCAACTGGCAACTCGCCGTCGAGACGGCCAAGCAGACGATCCGCCAGACCGGTGACGCGTCCCTCACCGCACAGGAGCGTGCCCAGGTCGACCAGACCGTACGCCTCGCCGAGCACTGGCTCGACGAGGCCACCAGCCTCCCGGCCGCCTCGGCCGGGCAGGCGCTGGCGTGGAACCGCGCCGAGTGGCTGGACGGCACTCTGCCCGCGTGGAAGAAGCTGGTCGAGCCGCTGGCCGCACACGTGGTCGGCGCGATGGGACAGGCGCTGCCGGAGCAGGCGGCCGGCATGGGCGCCCAGCTCACCGGCGTACTCACCCAGGTCGGCGGGATGATGTTCGGCGCCCAGGTAGGCCAGGGCCTCGGCCAGCTCGCCACCGAGGTGGTCGGCGCGACCGACATCGGGCTGCCGCTCGGGCCGGCCGGGCAGCCGGTGCTCGTGCCCGCCAACATCGCGGCGTTCGGCAGCGGGCTCGACCTGCCCGCGGACGACGTACGCCTCTATCTCGCGTTGCGCGAGTGCGCGCACCAGCGGCTCTTCCATCACGCACCATGGCTCACGGCGCACCTGTTCTCCGCTGTCGAGGAGTACGCCCGCGGGATGCACGTCGACACCTCCAAGCTGGAGGAGGCGGTCGGCACCATCGACATGTCCAACCCCGAGGCGCTCAACGAGGCGCTCGCCGGCGGACTCCTGGAGCCCGAGGAGACCCCCCGGCAGAAGGCCGCGCTCGCCCGGCTGGAGACTGCGCTCGCCCTGGTCGAGGGCTGGGTCGATGACGTGGTCACCTCCGCCGCCACGCCGAGGATGCCGTCCGCCCCGCTGTTGCACGAGGCGATCCGCCGTCGCCGCGCCGAGGGCGGACCGGCCGAGCAGACGTTCGTGACGCTGGTGGGACTGGAGATCCGGCCGCGACGGATGCGCGACGCGGCAACGGTGTGGGCGTCGTTGCGGGAGACCCGCGGCGTCAGCGGCCGGGAGGCGCTGTGGGCCCACCCCGACATGCTCCCCACGGGGGACGACCTGGACGACGCGAAGGGATTCGCCGAGCGGGCGGCCTCACCCGACCGGATGGACATCGGTGACCTGGGCTTCGACGAGCCCGGCCAGGGCCCGGCCGGCGACGAAGGCCGCGGCGACGAGGGCCCGGGCGAGGAAGGTCGCGGCGACGACGGCACCGCCCGGTGA
- a CDS encoding NUDIX hydrolase, producing the protein MSAPYTDRASSLHADAVRVLSAWQPPTPEQATLRQDYLDHLAARPDGVWRACTPAHVTAGMVVVDPTAEHVLLVLHGRIQLWVQPGGHCEESDVSLAAAATREAVEETGVADLRVGEQPLLLSRHGAPCLADTHLDVQYLGIAPYGATPVVSAESADVRWFGVDELPDDLASGVADSVAAARQAVSALA; encoded by the coding sequence GTGAGCGCGCCGTACACCGACCGGGCGAGTTCCCTGCACGCCGACGCGGTGCGCGTCCTGTCGGCCTGGCAGCCACCGACCCCGGAGCAGGCGACGCTGCGGCAGGACTACCTCGACCATCTCGCCGCCCGGCCCGACGGGGTGTGGCGCGCCTGCACGCCGGCGCACGTCACCGCCGGCATGGTCGTCGTCGACCCGACGGCCGAGCACGTCCTCCTCGTCCTGCACGGACGGATCCAGCTGTGGGTGCAGCCGGGCGGGCACTGCGAGGAGAGTGACGTCTCACTGGCCGCGGCGGCCACCCGGGAGGCGGTGGAGGAGACCGGGGTTGCCGACCTGCGGGTGGGCGAGCAGCCACTCCTGCTGTCCAGGCACGGCGCGCCCTGCCTGGCGGACACGCATCTCGACGTGCAGTACCTCGGCATCGCTCCCTACGGCGCGACGCCGGTGGTGAGCGCGGAGTCGGCGGACGTGCGGTGGTTCGGGGTGGACGAACTCCCCGACGACCTCGCGTCGGGAGTGGCGGACAGCGTGGCCGCCGCGCGGCAGGCGGTGTCGGCGCTCGCCTGA
- the def gene encoding peptide deformylase, translating to MGTLPEGGTVRPMTRWGDPVMHRPCRPVEAFDPELHALVADMTATMDAADGVGLAANQVGVDLRVFVFRCADDGGVIHQGVVCNPVLDVPTGAGRRLVEEEEGCLSLPGAYAPCARPDEATVRGVDEYGNPVEFRGTGMLARCLQHETDHLDGTVFADRLSRRIRRRLFGEAEIAADEFPDDWPVSSRHADG from the coding sequence GTGGGCACGTTGCCCGAGGGAGGAACCGTCCGCCCGATGACGCGGTGGGGCGACCCCGTCATGCACCGCCCGTGCCGCCCGGTCGAGGCGTTCGACCCCGAGCTCCACGCGCTCGTGGCCGACATGACCGCGACGATGGACGCCGCGGACGGCGTTGGCCTCGCCGCCAACCAGGTCGGTGTGGATCTTCGGGTGTTCGTGTTCCGCTGTGCGGACGACGGGGGCGTCATCCACCAGGGTGTGGTGTGCAACCCCGTCCTCGACGTGCCGACCGGTGCCGGTCGCCGCCTCGTGGAGGAGGAGGAAGGCTGCCTTTCCCTCCCCGGCGCGTACGCTCCGTGTGCCCGGCCCGACGAGGCGACCGTCCGGGGCGTGGACGAGTACGGCAACCCGGTCGAGTTCCGCGGAACCGGCATGCTGGCCCGCTGCCTGCAGCACGAGACCGACCACCTGGACGGAACGGTCTTCGCCGACCGGCTGTCCCGGCGGATACGCCGGCGGCTGTTCGGGGAGGCGGAGATCGCCGCCGATGAGTTCCCCGACGACTGGCCCGTCTCGTCCCGGCACGCCGACGGCTGA
- a CDS encoding STAS domain-containing protein, whose translation MADVRCGGWLMILDDVFGLARKVAPRGTKGERPSGRSRTERFPGQVTPPLIHPAVAQPVATARSRPLTGRAAIPQDVLCLQPTEALLCPSASVLVTAVLRRIGACRPLPYVVVLTLDQAPDIDDDGCEALVELCYSLRASGMRLYLATGTTTVLDRLRATGAVTRMLAGTVHLRLRTALLAAFEDLPGPAVTTRDVLAELEDRLAPLPI comes from the coding sequence GTGGCAGACGTTCGGTGCGGGGGCTGGCTGATGATCCTGGATGACGTGTTCGGGCTGGCCCGAAAGGTCGCACCGCGGGGGACCAAAGGCGAACGCCCGAGCGGACGTTCGAGGACCGAGCGGTTTCCGGGCCAGGTCACCCCGCCACTCATCCACCCCGCAGTTGCCCAGCCTGTCGCGACCGCACGCTCACGGCCGCTGACCGGCCGGGCGGCGATCCCGCAGGACGTGCTCTGCCTGCAGCCGACGGAGGCACTGCTGTGCCCCTCGGCGTCGGTACTGGTCACGGCGGTGCTACGACGGATCGGGGCCTGCCGGCCGCTTCCGTACGTGGTCGTGCTCACCCTCGACCAGGCACCGGACATCGACGACGACGGGTGTGAGGCACTGGTCGAGCTGTGCTACTCGCTGCGGGCGAGCGGGATGCGCCTGTACCTCGCGACCGGCACGACAACGGTGCTGGACCGGCTGCGGGCGACCGGGGCGGTGACCCGGATGCTCGCCGGCACGGTCCACCTGCGACTGCGGACCGCGCTGCTGGCGGCGTTCGAGGACCTGCCCGGACCGGCCGTCACCACCCGGGACGTGCTCGCGGAGCTGGAGGATCGGCTCGCGCCCCTGCCGATCTGA
- a CDS encoding M48 family metallopeptidase, with translation MAKPAPRQRTEPRLDGKTDPSRFESCQVEVRRSPRRRRTVSAYREGDRVVVLLPARMSVDEERRWVGVMLDRLTAMEQRRRPSDEELLTRARTLTRRYLGDAPLPTSVRWVGNQGMRWGSCTPSDGTVRLSTRLRGMPAWVIDYVLIHELVHLVEPGHTARFWSLVRNYPQADRARGYLEGVAAAAQLPLEECAD, from the coding sequence GTGGCCAAGCCGGCACCGAGGCAGCGCACCGAGCCGCGACTGGACGGGAAGACCGACCCCTCGCGCTTCGAGTCCTGCCAGGTGGAGGTACGCCGCAGTCCGCGCCGGCGCCGCACCGTGAGCGCCTACCGCGAGGGCGACCGGGTGGTGGTGCTCCTTCCCGCGCGGATGAGCGTGGACGAGGAACGCCGCTGGGTCGGCGTGATGCTCGACCGGCTGACGGCGATGGAGCAGCGCCGGCGACCCAGCGACGAGGAGTTGCTCACCCGGGCCCGCACGCTCACGCGCCGTTATCTCGGTGACGCTCCGCTGCCGACCAGCGTCCGATGGGTCGGAAACCAGGGCATGCGGTGGGGTTCGTGCACCCCCAGCGACGGCACGGTCCGGCTGTCCACGCGGCTGCGGGGGATGCCCGCCTGGGTGATCGACTACGTTCTCATCCACGAGCTGGTGCACCTGGTCGAACCCGGCCACACCGCAAGGTTCTGGTCGCTGGTCCGCAACTACCCGCAGGCCGATCGGGCACGCGGCTATCTCGAGGGGGTCGCGGCGGCCGCCCAGCTGCCGCTGGAGGAGTGCGCGGACTGA
- a CDS encoding DUF5679 domain-containing protein translates to MAETYTGEFYCVKCKAKRNATGEIKVNDKGTRMAKATCPECGTNLNRILGKA, encoded by the coding sequence ATGGCGGAGACCTACACAGGCGAGTTCTACTGTGTGAAATGCAAGGCCAAGCGCAACGCGACCGGCGAGATCAAGGTCAACGACAAGGGCACGAGGATGGCCAAGGCCACCTGCCCCGAGTGTGGCACCAACCTCAACCGGATCCTGGGCAAGGCCTGA
- a CDS encoding ThiF family adenylyltransferase, whose protein sequence is MRPQIKPALRRVWRDGQTVQIGLDPAHALVVTGLDAGLRHLVESLSGACSEEDLITAALAEGVSLPRAHRLLRLLDEGGALQDAASAEAVWEGVGPAERARLTPDLAARRLGTPEDDGEWLRRRRDAAVCVFGAGRIGASVASLLAAGGLGRVDVSDRTTTRPADLAPAGLCTGDVGRPRAVGAARAAKLAGPSTEVGAGGVGGITERPDLAVLAPEEEPDRNLADALVRAGVPHLVVRMREGRAILGPLVLPGTSSCVRCHDLHRTARDPRWPDILAQTVGAPNGMPACDVVLSTAVAGHAALHVLAFLDGGRPPSVDATLEMALPHGTIRRRSWSIHPACGCHWDPEPAPVAA, encoded by the coding sequence GTGCGCCCACAGATCAAGCCCGCCCTGCGCCGGGTCTGGCGGGACGGGCAGACCGTCCAGATCGGGCTGGATCCCGCCCACGCGCTCGTGGTCACCGGACTCGACGCCGGACTGCGGCACCTGGTCGAGAGCCTGTCGGGCGCGTGCTCGGAGGAGGATCTGATCACCGCCGCGCTCGCGGAAGGGGTCAGCCTGCCGCGGGCACACCGCCTGCTCCGGCTGCTCGACGAGGGCGGAGCGCTGCAGGACGCCGCGTCCGCCGAGGCGGTGTGGGAAGGGGTCGGGCCGGCCGAGCGAGCACGCCTGACTCCCGACCTTGCCGCCCGTCGGCTCGGCACGCCCGAGGACGACGGCGAGTGGCTCCGCCGTCGCCGGGACGCCGCCGTCTGCGTGTTCGGCGCCGGACGGATAGGAGCGTCGGTGGCAAGCCTCCTCGCCGCCGGCGGGCTGGGCCGGGTCGACGTGAGCGACCGCACCACCACCCGCCCTGCCGACCTGGCGCCGGCCGGACTCTGCACGGGTGACGTCGGCCGCCCGCGTGCCGTCGGCGCCGCACGCGCCGCGAAGCTCGCCGGGCCCTCGACCGAGGTCGGCGCCGGAGGCGTCGGCGGCATCACCGAACGCCCCGACCTCGCAGTGCTCGCCCCCGAGGAGGAGCCCGACCGCAACCTCGCCGACGCGCTCGTCCGCGCCGGGGTGCCGCACCTCGTGGTCCGGATGCGCGAGGGCCGGGCGATCCTCGGCCCGCTCGTCCTGCCCGGCACCTCGTCGTGCGTACGCTGCCACGACCTGCACCGCACCGCTCGTGACCCGCGGTGGCCGGACATCCTGGCCCAGACGGTCGGCGCACCGAACGGGATGCCCGCCTGCGACGTCGTACTCTCCACCGCGGTCGCCGGGCACGCCGCCCTGCATGTGCTGGCGTTCCTCGACGGCGGGCGGCCTCCGTCGGTGGACGCGACCCTGGAGATGGCCCTTCCGCACGGGACCATCCGCCGGCGGTCGTGGTCGATCCACCCGGCGTGCGGGTGCCACTGGGATCCCGAACCCGCGCCGGTTGCCGCCTGA
- a CDS encoding LLM class flavin-dependent oxidoreductase, translating into MRYGFVLPYGDARSAAELAEIAEAHGWDGFFVWEGIWAVDPWVVLAAAATRTERIRLGTMLTPLPRRRPWELAGQTSTLDNLSGGRVTLSVGLGVAGEDRFWLFEDDPGRRVRAEQLDEGLAMLQQLWGEEAFDFQGRHYRSRTIGTLAPPPPPAPVQRPRIPVWVVGAWPRPKSMARAARWDGWLPHHAPTDPRSEGGDFSPDLLRSGVEWIRSHRAEAGLGMDGYDVVVEGSTPAHDPRAAAERVRPWAAAGATWWLDADWSLGFDIDQVRAESERRLRAGPPRVDG; encoded by the coding sequence ATGAGATACGGATTCGTGTTGCCTTACGGGGACGCGCGCTCCGCCGCGGAGCTGGCGGAGATCGCCGAGGCCCACGGTTGGGACGGCTTCTTCGTCTGGGAGGGCATCTGGGCTGTCGATCCGTGGGTCGTCCTCGCCGCGGCGGCGACCCGCACCGAGCGCATCCGCCTCGGCACGATGCTCACGCCGCTTCCCCGGCGCCGGCCGTGGGAGCTGGCGGGACAGACCTCCACCCTGGACAACCTCTCCGGTGGGCGGGTCACCCTGTCGGTCGGGCTCGGCGTCGCCGGCGAGGACCGGTTCTGGCTGTTCGAGGACGACCCCGGCCGGCGAGTGCGCGCCGAGCAACTCGACGAGGGCCTGGCGATGCTGCAGCAGCTGTGGGGCGAGGAGGCGTTCGACTTCCAGGGTCGGCACTACCGCTCCCGCACGATCGGCACGCTGGCCCCGCCGCCACCGCCGGCACCGGTGCAGCGGCCCCGCATCCCCGTCTGGGTCGTCGGCGCCTGGCCTCGCCCGAAGTCGATGGCCAGGGCTGCACGCTGGGACGGCTGGCTGCCCCATCACGCCCCCACCGATCCACGCAGCGAGGGTGGCGACTTCTCCCCTGACCTGCTCCGGTCCGGTGTCGAGTGGATTCGGTCACACCGGGCCGAGGCCGGCCTCGGCATGGACGGGTACGACGTGGTGGTCGAGGGCAGCACGCCGGCGCACGATCCCCGCGCCGCCGCGGAGCGGGTCCGTCCATGGGCAGCCGCGGGTGCGACCTGGTGGCTGGACGCCGACTGGAGCCTGGGCTTCGACATCGACCAGGTGCGCGCCGAGTCCGAGCGCCGGCTTCGCGCGGGCCCGCCCCGAGTCGACGGGTGA
- a CDS encoding ABC1 kinase family protein, producing the protein MSDLPRHTVARTARLASLPIGIAGRTALGLGKRLGGKPAEVVLSEAQRRTADQLFKVLGELKGGAMKFGQALSIFEAALPEHLAGPYRATLTKLQDSAPPMSADRVHKVLDRELGPHWRRRLRNFDDEPAASASIGQVHRAQWPGGREVAVKIQYPGAAEALRSDLNQIALLSRLFTTWMPGLEVKPLVAELKARIGEELDYSLEAEAQERFATAYDGDADFAIPHVRLHTQHVLVTDWLDGTPLSQVIAHGTQEERDRAGLLFVRFLFSGPARAGLLHADPHPGNYRITPDGRLGVLDFGLVARLPGGFPPQIGRLLRIGLNGDAENILEGLRAEGFVKPHIDLDADELYSYLQPFTEPARHETFQFSREWMRSQFQRITDVRSTSAKTAFKLNLPPSYALIHRVWSGGIGVLAQLGTEAPFRAEFERWLPGFTDEPVIGASDGQASPAPTP; encoded by the coding sequence GTGAGCGATCTTCCCCGACACACAGTCGCCCGGACCGCGCGGCTCGCGAGTCTTCCCATCGGCATCGCCGGCCGGACCGCCCTCGGGCTGGGCAAGCGACTGGGCGGCAAGCCGGCCGAGGTCGTCCTCTCCGAGGCTCAGCGGCGCACCGCCGACCAGCTGTTCAAGGTGCTGGGCGAGCTCAAGGGCGGCGCGATGAAGTTCGGTCAGGCGCTGTCGATCTTCGAGGCCGCTCTTCCCGAACACCTCGCCGGGCCCTATCGCGCCACGCTGACCAAGCTGCAGGATTCCGCGCCGCCGATGTCGGCGGACCGGGTGCACAAGGTGCTCGACCGGGAGCTCGGCCCGCACTGGCGACGGCGGCTGCGCAACTTCGACGACGAGCCGGCCGCGTCGGCGTCGATCGGACAGGTTCACCGTGCCCAGTGGCCGGGCGGACGAGAGGTCGCCGTCAAGATCCAGTACCCCGGAGCGGCGGAGGCGCTGCGCTCCGACCTCAACCAGATTGCGCTACTCAGTCGGCTCTTCACCACCTGGATGCCCGGCCTGGAGGTCAAGCCGCTGGTCGCCGAACTCAAGGCGCGCATCGGCGAGGAGCTCGACTACAGCCTCGAGGCGGAGGCGCAGGAGCGGTTCGCCACCGCCTACGACGGCGACGCCGACTTCGCCATCCCACACGTCCGGCTGCACACCCAGCACGTGCTGGTCACCGACTGGCTGGACGGCACGCCGCTCAGTCAGGTGATCGCGCACGGCACCCAGGAGGAACGCGACCGCGCCGGCCTGCTGTTCGTGCGGTTCCTGTTCTCCGGGCCGGCTCGCGCCGGCCTGCTGCACGCCGACCCGCACCCCGGCAACTACCGCATCACGCCCGACGGACGGCTCGGCGTCCTCGACTTCGGCCTGGTCGCCCGGCTCCCCGGCGGTTTCCCGCCGCAGATCGGCCGGCTGCTGCGGATCGGCCTGAACGGCGACGCCGAGAACATCCTGGAGGGCCTGCGCGCCGAGGGGTTCGTGAAGCCGCACATCGACCTCGACGCCGACGAGCTGTACTCCTACCTCCAGCCGTTCACCGAGCCGGCCCGTCACGAGACGTTCCAGTTCAGCCGGGAGTGGATGCGGTCGCAGTTCCAGCGGATCACCGACGTCCGCAGCACCAGCGCCAAGACGGCGTTCAAGCTCAACCTCCCGCCGTCGTACGCCCTCATCCACCGGGTGTGGAGCGGCGGCATCGGCGTACTCGCCCAACTCGGCACCGAGGCGCCGTTCCGGGCCGAGTTCGAACGATGGCTGCCCGGGTTCACCGACGAACCCGTGATCGGCGCCTCCGACGGTCAGGCGTCGCCGGCACCGACTCCCTGA
- a CDS encoding WhiB family transcriptional regulator, whose translation MSLSVLDAVTDVVTEAELPCRSSDPELFFAESPADVEFAKTICHDCPIRRECLEGALARREPWGVWGGELFIAGVVVPRKRPRGRPRKNEVAA comes from the coding sequence GTGAGTCTTAGCGTCCTCGACGCCGTAACGGACGTCGTGACAGAGGCAGAGCTTCCCTGCCGCTCATCCGACCCGGAGCTCTTCTTCGCGGAGTCCCCGGCGGACGTCGAGTTCGCGAAAACCATCTGCCATGACTGCCCGATCCGGCGGGAGTGCCTCGAAGGCGCGCTCGCCCGGCGAGAGCCGTGGGGAGTCTGGGGTGGCGAACTCTTCATCGCCGGGGTGGTCGTTCCGCGCAAGAGGCCGCGCGGACGTCCCCGCAAGAACGAAGTCGCCGCATGA